One part of the Nocardioides zeae genome encodes these proteins:
- a CDS encoding riboflavin synthase, protein MFTGIVEELGSIAAIEDQGDAVRLVVETAVVLEDAHLGDSIAVDGCCLTITEHDGTRWTADVMAESLRRTTLGERTPGDRVNLERAVRADQRLGGHVVQGHVDGVGRVLDRRPSEHWTVVEIGYPAELARFLVEKGSITVDGISLTLVEVGESSFTVSLIPETLARTTLGFRAVGEPVNLEVDVIAKHVERLVVGGYADEALARIAARQAEGGAA, encoded by the coding sequence ATGTTCACCGGCATCGTGGAGGAGCTCGGCTCGATCGCCGCGATCGAGGACCAGGGCGACGCCGTACGGCTCGTCGTGGAGACCGCGGTCGTGCTCGAGGACGCGCACCTCGGCGACTCGATCGCGGTCGACGGCTGCTGCCTGACCATCACCGAGCACGACGGCACCCGCTGGACCGCCGACGTCATGGCCGAGTCCCTGCGGCGCACCACCCTCGGCGAGCGCACGCCGGGGGACCGCGTCAACCTCGAGCGCGCGGTCCGCGCCGACCAGCGCCTCGGCGGCCACGTCGTGCAGGGCCACGTCGACGGGGTCGGGCGGGTGCTCGACCGGCGCCCGAGCGAGCACTGGACCGTCGTGGAGATCGGCTACCCGGCGGAGCTGGCCCGCTTCCTCGTCGAGAAGGGCTCCATCACGGTCGACGGCATCAGCCTGACGCTGGTGGAGGTCGGCGAGAGCAGCTTCACGGTCAGCCTCATCCCGGAGACCCTCGCCCGCACGACGCTGGGCTTCCGCGCGGTCGGCGAGCCCGTCAACCTCGAGGTCGACGTGATCGCCAAGCACGTGGAGCGTCTCGTCGTCGGCGGCTACGCGGACGAGGCCCTCGCCCGCATCGCCGCCCGCCAGGCGGAGGGCGGAGCGGCATGA
- a CDS encoding ArsR/SmtB family transcription factor, with protein MTDRTPPRSPDYDLADELAVERPEQYRALFEDTRARIVTLLLDRAATTTELAEVLGKPKGTVGHHLKVLEDAGLVRVVRTERVRALEARYYGRTARVFWYDHVAEARGEAARTLTRAAQQAAGTDEVAAREAGMQPPFAYLRQARIPAERAHAWHERLAALIDEFLEEPAEGDVTYALVVGLHPAPGLRPGQRAEQPAEQSPEPSPEGTA; from the coding sequence ATGACCGACCGTACGCCGCCCCGCTCACCCGACTACGACCTCGCCGACGAGCTGGCCGTCGAGCGGCCGGAGCAGTACCGCGCCCTCTTCGAGGACACGCGAGCGCGGATCGTCACGCTCCTGCTCGACCGCGCCGCGACGACCACGGAGCTCGCCGAGGTGCTGGGCAAGCCGAAGGGCACGGTCGGTCACCACCTCAAGGTCCTCGAGGACGCGGGCCTGGTGCGGGTCGTGCGCACCGAGCGGGTGCGGGCCCTGGAGGCGCGCTACTACGGACGCACGGCCCGGGTGTTCTGGTACGACCACGTCGCCGAGGCCCGCGGCGAGGCCGCCCGCACCCTGACCCGGGCGGCGCAGCAGGCCGCCGGGACCGACGAGGTGGCCGCCCGCGAGGCGGGCATGCAGCCGCCGTTCGCCTACCTGCGCCAGGCGCGCATCCCCGCCGAGCGTGCCCACGCCTGGCACGAGCGGCTGGCGGCCCTCATCGACGAGTTCCTCGAGGAGCCCGCGGAGGGCGACGTGACCTACGCGCTCGTGGTCGGGCTCCACCCCGCACCCGGCCTGCGACCGGGGCAGCGGGCGGAGCAGCCGGCGGAGCAGTCGCCGGAGCCGTCGCCGGAGGGGACGGCGTGA
- the ligD gene encoding non-homologous end-joining DNA ligase: MPSKPPAVEIEVEDRVVRISNPDRVYFPESGATKLDVVEYYLAVADGITGALHERPCMLHRFPKGLAGDKVHQKRLPAGAPDWVETVELFFPRWKRTADELCVTEPAAVIWAVQMSTVEFHPWNSRRGAVEQPDEWRIDLDPGPGCDYATIRRVAHVAHEVLDELGAVGYPKTSGSKGLHVYVRIAAEHGHGDVRRAARAFAREVERRAPELVTTAWWRKDRDPAAVFVDFNQNARDHTIASAYSLRGLPDARVSTPIRWDEVDDADPRDLTMFTVPARYAELGDLHAGLHADEHVFDIAPLLAWAERDERDEPDEPDEPDEPDDPGGEPTA, from the coding sequence GTGCCGTCGAAGCCGCCCGCCGTGGAGATCGAGGTCGAGGACCGCGTCGTGCGGATCTCCAACCCCGACCGCGTCTACTTCCCGGAGTCGGGCGCCACCAAGCTGGATGTCGTCGAGTACTACCTCGCCGTCGCCGACGGGATCACCGGCGCGCTGCACGAACGACCGTGCATGCTGCACCGCTTCCCGAAGGGCCTCGCGGGCGACAAGGTCCACCAGAAGCGCCTGCCCGCCGGCGCGCCCGACTGGGTCGAGACCGTCGAGCTGTTCTTCCCGCGGTGGAAGCGCACCGCCGACGAGCTGTGCGTGACCGAGCCGGCCGCCGTCATCTGGGCGGTCCAGATGTCGACCGTGGAGTTCCACCCCTGGAACAGCCGTCGGGGTGCCGTGGAGCAGCCCGACGAGTGGCGCATCGACCTCGACCCCGGCCCGGGCTGCGACTACGCCACGATCCGTCGCGTCGCCCATGTGGCGCACGAGGTGCTCGACGAGCTCGGCGCCGTCGGCTACCCGAAGACCAGCGGGAGCAAGGGCCTCCACGTCTACGTCCGGATCGCCGCCGAGCACGGCCACGGCGACGTACGCCGCGCGGCGCGCGCCTTCGCCCGCGAGGTCGAGCGGCGTGCGCCCGAGCTCGTGACGACGGCCTGGTGGCGCAAGGACCGCGACCCCGCCGCGGTCTTCGTCGACTTCAACCAGAACGCCCGCGACCACACGATCGCCAGCGCCTACTCCCTCCGCGGCCTGCCCGACGCCCGTGTCTCCACCCCGATCCGCTGGGACGAGGTCGACGACGCCGACCCGCGGGACCTCACGATGTTCACGGTCCCGGCGCGGTACGCCGAGCTCGGCGACCTCCACGCCGGCCTGCACGCCGACGAGCACGTCTTCGACATCGCCCCGCTGCTCGCGTGGGCCGAGCGCGACGAGCGCGACGAGCCGGACGAGCCGGACGAGCCGGACGAGCCGGACGACCCGGGCGGGGAGCCCACGGCCTAG
- the ribD gene encoding bifunctional diaminohydroxyphosphoribosylaminopyrimidine deaminase/5-amino-6-(5-phosphoribosylamino)uracil reductase RibD — MTHTASTTSAERDAMERALLLARVHGVPGPNPRVGCVLLAPDGAVLAEGYHRGAGTPHAEVDALSRAAAAGAEVRGATAVVTLEPCNHTGRTGPCAQALLAAGVARVVVGQADPNPLAAGGATTLREADVEVVEGVLAGEAAQLNRAWTFAVTHGRPFVTWKFATTLDGRSAAADGTSRWISSPAARRDTHRLRGECDVMLVGTGTIVTDDPLLTVRDADDQPLPVQPLRVVMGERDLPGDARVLGPDAETLHLRTRSPREALEALHAREARHVFLEGGPTLAAAFVADGFVDEVVVYVAPLLLGAGRNAVADLGITTITDALHLRVVDAGVVGEGDETNVRLVLRPPTREGEA; from the coding sequence ATGACGCACACCGCGAGCACGACGAGCGCCGAGCGCGACGCCATGGAGCGCGCGCTGCTCCTGGCGCGCGTGCACGGCGTCCCCGGCCCGAACCCCCGCGTCGGCTGCGTCCTGCTCGCCCCCGACGGCGCGGTGCTGGCGGAGGGCTACCACCGGGGCGCCGGTACGCCGCACGCCGAGGTGGACGCGCTCTCCCGGGCGGCCGCGGCGGGAGCCGAGGTGCGGGGTGCGACCGCCGTCGTGACCCTCGAGCCCTGCAACCACACGGGCCGCACCGGGCCCTGCGCCCAGGCGCTCCTGGCAGCCGGCGTCGCCCGCGTGGTCGTGGGCCAGGCCGACCCGAACCCGCTCGCGGCCGGAGGAGCGACGACGCTCCGGGAGGCGGACGTCGAGGTCGTCGAGGGCGTGCTCGCGGGCGAGGCCGCGCAGCTCAACCGGGCGTGGACGTTCGCGGTGACCCACGGCCGCCCCTTCGTGACCTGGAAGTTCGCCACGACGCTCGACGGACGCAGCGCCGCCGCGGACGGCACGAGCCGCTGGATCAGCTCGCCGGCGGCGCGCCGCGACACCCACCGGCTCCGCGGGGAGTGCGACGTCATGCTCGTCGGCACGGGCACGATCGTGACCGACGACCCGCTCCTCACCGTGCGCGACGCGGACGACCAGCCGCTCCCCGTGCAGCCGCTCCGCGTGGTCATGGGGGAGCGCGACCTGCCCGGCGACGCCCGGGTGCTCGGTCCGGACGCGGAGACGCTGCACCTGCGGACCCGGTCGCCCCGCGAGGCCCTCGAGGCGCTCCACGCCCGCGAGGCCCGCCACGTGTTCCTCGAGGGCGGCCCCACGCTGGCGGCCGCGTTCGTCGCGGACGGGTTCGTCGACGAGGTGGTCGTCTACGTCGCGCCCCTCCTGCTCGGCGCCGGCCGCAACGCGGTCGCCGACCTGGGCATCACGACGATCACCGATGCGTTGCACCTGCGCGTCGTCGACGCCGGCGTCGTCGGCGAGGGCGACGAGACCAACGTGCGGCTGGTGCTCCGGCCGCCGACCCGCGAAGGAGAGGCCTGA
- the rpe gene encoding ribulose-phosphate 3-epimerase: protein MGIQITPSILNADFANLGAEVARIPSADMVHVDVMDNHFVPNLTFGPTMVEALARSTDIPLDAHLMIEDPDRHAPTYVEAGCASVTFHVEAARAPVRLAREIRSAGGRASMALRPATPVEPYEDLLPELDMLLLMTVEPGFGGQKFLDLVLPKLRRARAMVERHGVRTLLQVDGGVSLETIERCAEAGADVFVAGSAVYSADDPDAMIAALRAKGDAARA, encoded by the coding sequence GTGGGCATCCAGATCACGCCGAGCATCCTCAACGCCGACTTCGCGAACCTCGGGGCGGAGGTGGCGCGCATCCCGAGCGCGGACATGGTCCACGTCGACGTCATGGACAACCACTTCGTCCCCAACCTGACCTTCGGGCCGACGATGGTCGAGGCGCTCGCGCGCTCCACCGACATCCCGCTCGACGCGCACCTCATGATCGAGGACCCCGACCGCCACGCCCCGACGTACGTCGAGGCGGGGTGCGCCTCCGTGACCTTCCACGTGGAGGCGGCCCGTGCCCCCGTGCGCCTGGCGCGGGAGATCCGCTCGGCCGGTGGCCGGGCGAGCATGGCCCTGCGTCCGGCGACGCCGGTGGAGCCCTACGAGGACCTGCTGCCCGAGCTCGACATGCTGCTGCTCATGACCGTCGAGCCCGGCTTCGGCGGCCAGAAGTTCCTCGACCTCGTGCTGCCCAAGCTCCGCCGCGCCCGCGCTATGGTCGAGCGGCACGGTGTCCGGACGCTCCTCCAGGTCGACGGCGGCGTCTCGCTGGAGACGATCGAGCGCTGCGCCGAGGCGGGCGCCGACGTGTTCGTCGCCGGCAGCGCGGTCTACTCCGCCGACGACCCCGACGCGATGATCGCCGCGCTGCGCGCGAAGGGCGACGCCGCCCGCGCCTGA